A single Vanacampus margaritifer isolate UIUO_Vmar chromosome 14, RoL_Vmar_1.0, whole genome shotgun sequence DNA region contains:
- the tmem120b gene encoding transmembrane protein 120B isoform X1 — protein MSIGKFKFQADWQEIDEEYQQLQETHKLYRQKLEELTNLQSSCSDAIGKQRKCLKDLQRTLSKCVRDCDEKQMQEVADIQNQIKEKENVFFDMEAYLPKKNGLYLNLVLGNVNVTLLSNQAKFAYKDEYEKFKLYMTIILMLGAITCLFVLNYRVTDEIFNFLLVWYYCTLTIRESILMTNGSRIKGWWVSHHYVSTFLSGVMLTWPEGPMYQRFRSQFLAFSIYQSFVQFLQYYYQSGCLYRLRALGERNQLDLTVEGFQSWMWRGLTFLLPFLFFGHFWQLYNSVSLFGLAGRDDCKEWQVFMLALTFLVLFLGNFLTTLKVVHQKVHNKQDSVKKSD, from the exons ATGTCCATAGGCAAGTTCAAGTTCCAGGCGGACTGGCAGGAAATCGACGAGGAATATCAACAACTGCAG GAAACTCACAAACTTTACAGGCAAAAGCTGGAGGAGCTGACAAATCTTCAGAGCTCGTGCAGCGACGCCATCGGAAAGCAAAGGAAATGTCTCAAAGACCTCCAACGCACCTTAagcaa ATGCGTGCGAGACTGCGACGAAAAACAGATGCAAGAAGTGGCGGACATCCAAAACCAAATCAAAGAGAAAGAGAACGTCTTCTTTGACATGGAAGCGTATTTACCAAAGAAAAACGG aTTGTACCTGAATTTGGTGCTGGGCAACGTGAACGTGACGCTCCTCAGCAACCAGGCCAA GTTCGCCTACAAGGACGAGTACGAGAAGTTCAAGCTGTACATGACCATCATCCTCATGTTGGGAGCCATCACGTGCCTCTTCGTCCTCAACTATCG CGTGACCGATGAAATCTTCAACTTCCTGCTGGTGTGGTATTATTGCACGTTGACGATAAGGGAAAGCATCCTCATGACCAACGGCTCCAG GATCAAAGGCTGGTGGGTTTCGCACCATTACGTGTCCACCTTCCTGTCCGGCGTCATGCTCACCTG GCCCGAGGGGCCCATGTATCAGAGGTTCCGAAGTCAGTTCCTGGCCTTCTCCATCTACCAGa GTTTCGTGCAGTTCCTTCAGTACTACTATCAGAGCGGCTGCTTGTACAGGCTGCGCGCGTTGGGGGAGCGCAATCAGCTGGACCTCACAGTGG AGGGATTTCAGTCGTGGATGTGGCGAGGCCTCACCTTCCTTCTgcccttccttttttttggccAT TTTTGGCAGCTGTATAATTCGGTCAGCTTGTTTGGCTTGGCGGGACGCGACGACTGCAAGGAGTGGCAG GTGTTCATGCTGGCCCTGACGTTCCTGGTCCTGTTCCTGGGCAACTTCCTGACCACGTTAAAAGTGGTCCACCAGAAGGTGCACAACAAGCAGGACAGTGTGAAAAAAAGCGACTGA
- the tmem120b gene encoding transmembrane protein 120B isoform X2: MGSNHRRLFVDLMAVTCNTEAKTQKLEELTNLQSSCSDAIGKQRKCLKDLQRTLSKCVRDCDEKQMQEVADIQNQIKEKENVFFDMEAYLPKKNGLYLNLVLGNVNVTLLSNQAKFAYKDEYEKFKLYMTIILMLGAITCLFVLNYRVTDEIFNFLLVWYYCTLTIRESILMTNGSRIKGWWVSHHYVSTFLSGVMLTWPEGPMYQRFRSQFLAFSIYQSFVQFLQYYYQSGCLYRLRALGERNQLDLTVEGFQSWMWRGLTFLLPFLFFGHFWQLYNSVSLFGLAGRDDCKEWQVFMLALTFLVLFLGNFLTTLKVVHQKVHNKQDSVKKSD, encoded by the exons ATGGGCTCGAATCACCGCCGGCTGTTTGTCGACTTAATGGCCGTCACTTGCAACACCGAAGCGAAAAC GCAAAAGCTGGAGGAGCTGACAAATCTTCAGAGCTCGTGCAGCGACGCCATCGGAAAGCAAAGGAAATGTCTCAAAGACCTCCAACGCACCTTAagcaa ATGCGTGCGAGACTGCGACGAAAAACAGATGCAAGAAGTGGCGGACATCCAAAACCAAATCAAAGAGAAAGAGAACGTCTTCTTTGACATGGAAGCGTATTTACCAAAGAAAAACGG aTTGTACCTGAATTTGGTGCTGGGCAACGTGAACGTGACGCTCCTCAGCAACCAGGCCAA GTTCGCCTACAAGGACGAGTACGAGAAGTTCAAGCTGTACATGACCATCATCCTCATGTTGGGAGCCATCACGTGCCTCTTCGTCCTCAACTATCG CGTGACCGATGAAATCTTCAACTTCCTGCTGGTGTGGTATTATTGCACGTTGACGATAAGGGAAAGCATCCTCATGACCAACGGCTCCAG GATCAAAGGCTGGTGGGTTTCGCACCATTACGTGTCCACCTTCCTGTCCGGCGTCATGCTCACCTG GCCCGAGGGGCCCATGTATCAGAGGTTCCGAAGTCAGTTCCTGGCCTTCTCCATCTACCAGa GTTTCGTGCAGTTCCTTCAGTACTACTATCAGAGCGGCTGCTTGTACAGGCTGCGCGCGTTGGGGGAGCGCAATCAGCTGGACCTCACAGTGG AGGGATTTCAGTCGTGGATGTGGCGAGGCCTCACCTTCCTTCTgcccttccttttttttggccAT TTTTGGCAGCTGTATAATTCGGTCAGCTTGTTTGGCTTGGCGGGACGCGACGACTGCAAGGAGTGGCAG GTGTTCATGCTGGCCCTGACGTTCCTGGTCCTGTTCCTGGGCAACTTCCTGACCACGTTAAAAGTGGTCCACCAGAAGGTGCACAACAAGCAGGACAGTGTGAAAAAAAGCGACTGA
- the tmem120b gene encoding transmembrane protein 120B isoform X3, which translates to MQEVADIQNQIKEKENVFFDMEAYLPKKNGLYLNLVLGNVNVTLLSNQAKFAYKDEYEKFKLYMTIILMLGAITCLFVLNYRVTDEIFNFLLVWYYCTLTIRESILMTNGSRIKGWWVSHHYVSTFLSGVMLTWPEGPMYQRFRSQFLAFSIYQSFVQFLQYYYQSGCLYRLRALGERNQLDLTVEGFQSWMWRGLTFLLPFLFFGHFWQLYNSVSLFGLAGRDDCKEWQVFMLALTFLVLFLGNFLTTLKVVHQKVHNKQDSVKKSD; encoded by the exons ATGCAAGAAGTGGCGGACATCCAAAACCAAATCAAAGAGAAAGAGAACGTCTTCTTTGACATGGAAGCGTATTTACCAAAGAAAAACGG aTTGTACCTGAATTTGGTGCTGGGCAACGTGAACGTGACGCTCCTCAGCAACCAGGCCAA GTTCGCCTACAAGGACGAGTACGAGAAGTTCAAGCTGTACATGACCATCATCCTCATGTTGGGAGCCATCACGTGCCTCTTCGTCCTCAACTATCG CGTGACCGATGAAATCTTCAACTTCCTGCTGGTGTGGTATTATTGCACGTTGACGATAAGGGAAAGCATCCTCATGACCAACGGCTCCAG GATCAAAGGCTGGTGGGTTTCGCACCATTACGTGTCCACCTTCCTGTCCGGCGTCATGCTCACCTG GCCCGAGGGGCCCATGTATCAGAGGTTCCGAAGTCAGTTCCTGGCCTTCTCCATCTACCAGa GTTTCGTGCAGTTCCTTCAGTACTACTATCAGAGCGGCTGCTTGTACAGGCTGCGCGCGTTGGGGGAGCGCAATCAGCTGGACCTCACAGTGG AGGGATTTCAGTCGTGGATGTGGCGAGGCCTCACCTTCCTTCTgcccttccttttttttggccAT TTTTGGCAGCTGTATAATTCGGTCAGCTTGTTTGGCTTGGCGGGACGCGACGACTGCAAGGAGTGGCAG GTGTTCATGCTGGCCCTGACGTTCCTGGTCCTGTTCCTGGGCAACTTCCTGACCACGTTAAAAGTGGTCCACCAGAAGGTGCACAACAAGCAGGACAGTGTGAAAAAAAGCGACTGA